The Glandiceps talaboti chromosome 9, keGlaTala1.1, whole genome shotgun sequence genome window below encodes:
- the LOC144440142 gene encoding uncharacterized protein LOC144440142, producing MYQQVGVVLLLVLANVNKIISADTNTVNAYVGASVNLSCLAMATDDKIVTVRWGRSDDSFIAQRFVSGVDKYVEDDKYSINEAMTFLIIYDVEIPDEGVYKCTAELDKSEDNIVQHSTTLQVVVNTDKSHSEESKDQQKELFGLPFLIAIVIIVSGILAIIVVVGVLFCVVRLCRRRRDHKQGNKDSKESDGRIHKKYELVDRNLNKMEKPFTYGRKMQTM from the exons tcAATAAAATTATTTCCGCTGATACGAATACTGTCAATGCCTATGTTGGAGCATCTGTCAACTTATCTTGTCTTGCCATGGCAACGGATGACAAAATCGTTACAGTTAGATGGGGAAGAAGTGACGATTCATTCATAGCTCAAAGGTTTGTATCCGGGGTGGACAAATACGTGGAAGATGATaaatactccataaatgaagcAATGACATTTCTCATAATTTATGATGTGGAAATTCCAGATGAAGGCGTGTATAAATGTACGGCTGAACTCGATAAGTCCGAGGATAATATAGTGCAACATTCAACTACATTGCAGGTGGTCGTAA ATACAGATAAATCACACAGTGAAGAAAGTAAAG ATCAACAGAAGGAATTGTTTGGACTACCCTTCCTAATAGCTATTGTAATTATAGTATCAGGAATTCTAGCCATAATAGTGGTTGTCggtgtgttgttttgtgtcgtTCGATTGTGTCGTCGTCGACGTGACCACAAACAAGGAAACAAAGATTCTAAG GAAAGTGATGGAAGAATCCATAAAAAGTATGAACTGGTAGACAGAAATTTAAATAAGATGGAAAAACCATTTACGTATGGTAGAAAAAtgcaaacaatgtga